Proteins encoded together in one Plasmodium vivax chromosome 6, whole genome shotgun sequence window:
- a CDS encoding hypothetical protein, conserved (encoded by transcript PVX_001795A): MEEEKPDEDEEVTVGKNIIHNNFENEDFLSNFRLLLERQWPDGVRSAIERGAIARGTVERAAVERIAIERGKVERDPIERAAVERIAIERGTVERSKFEGSAATSEAGPREPARREATRRRGQGTKKLIIHLVPSRKSDLYTFLKKKKEQVLNKYGKDETYKYESHISLTGYFFCNNIVTFAKSLYVYLFYYVKLYHVSRTLSLRDLFFCIPCGVGGRWERLKKRDQPHPQPQPQPQQLLDVHPASPAQPVTRNAQEKRILTTNDGYVIIPIMCEWLKRIFENFRFLIKNDSFASRRKYGQGGRDKSSRRHLRKRSAVKKEGGHFAGARGRRHRVEEEQSEELPLRIPYQGNNATGVIHPVVGEECPTPCEGGNTPLAQHNGEEPALQSCARRSRGRCSVSSVSTSASSGDLGLCSEVAQVEGTRGGAQVGDASPALGPSVCEEADPARSGGMRRSSGLERSSGMGGSSKPIRNCGASRGNKIKYRYNHAKVRLLEFRIKNCNHISLASNRRDQGVQNEIAHMYRDMKYHFSNCAWDLVMFECVEGGEIANGSAGERPPGGNPLLNEIFRFRNFAVS, from the coding sequence atggaagaagaaaaaccgGACGAAGATGAGGAAGTTAcagtaggaaaaaatatcattcACAACAATTTCGAAAACGAGGATTTTCTGAGCAACTTTCGGCTTCTGCTAGAGCGTCAGTGGCCGGATGGAGTGAGGAGCGCCATAGAAAGGGGTGCAATAGCAAGAGGCACAGTTGAACGGGCTGCCGTTGAAAGAATCGCCATCGAAAGAGGCAAAGTTGAACGGGACCCAATTGAACGGGCTGCGGTTGAAAGAATCGCCATCGAAAGAGGCACAGTTGAGAGAAGCAAGTTTGAGGGGAGCGCCGCGACCAGCGAAGCGGGCCCGAGAGAGCCAGCCCGGAGGGAGGCAACCCGGAGGAGAGGCCAAGGCACGAAGAAGCTCATCATCCATTTGGTGCCCTCCCGCAAATCCGACCTCTACACCTtcttgaagaagaaaaaggaacaagtGCTAAACAAATATGGAAAGGATGAAACTTATAAGTATGAAAGCCACATAAGTTTGActgggtattttttttgcaataatATCGTCACCTTTGCGAAGAGTCTCTACgtgtatttgttttattatgtGAAGCTTTACCACGTGTCTAGGACGTTGTCCCTTCGGGATTTGTTCTTTTGCATTCCGTGTGGCGTCGGGGGGAGGTGGGAGAGGTTGAAGAAGCGAGACCAGCCGCATCCGCAGCCGCAACCGCAGCCGCAGCAGCTGCTAGATGTGCACCCCGCTTCCCCGGCGCAACCCGTAACGCGCAACGCCCAGGAGAAGCGCATCCTGACGACGAACGACGGGTACGTGATCATCCCCATCATGTGTGAGTGGCTAAAAAGGATTTTCGAGAACTTCcgttttttaattaaaaatgacagTTTCGCATCGCGTAGGAAGTATGGCCAGGGGGGAAGGGACAAGTCCTCCAGAAGACACTTGCGCAAGCGTTCGGCGGTTAAGAAGGAGGGCGGCCACTTCGCTGGTGcaagggggaggcggcacCGGGTAGAGGAAGAACAGTCGGAGGAGCTTCCACTAAGGATACCTTACCAAGGGAACAACGCTACAGGGGTGATACATCCCGTTGTGGGGGAGGAATGCCCCACGCCGTGTGAAGGTGGCAACACTCCCCTAGCGCAACACAATGGCGAAGAACCTGCGCTGCAGTCGTGTGCAAGGCGGAGCAGAGGACGGTGCAGTGTGAGCAGTGTTAGTACCTCCGCCAGCAGCGGGGACTTGGGGCTGTGCAGCGAGGTGGCGCAGGTTGAGGGCACCCGGGGCGGCGCGCAGGTGGGAGATGCCTCTCCTGCGTTGGGCCCCTCGGTTTGTGAAGAGGCGGACCCAGCGCGCAGCGGTGGAATGCGAAGAAGCAGTGGACTGGAACGAAGCAGTGGAATGGGAGGAAGCAGCAAACCCATTCGAAACTGTGGAGCCAGCCGGGGCAACAAGATAAAGTACCGGTACAACCACGCCAAGGTGCGCTTGCTCGAGTTCCGCATAAAGAACTGCAACCACATTTCCCTCGCCTCCAACCGGAGGGACCAGGGCGTGCAGAACGAGATTGCCCACATGTACAGAGACATGAAGTACCACTTCTCCAACTGCGCGTGGGACTTGGTGATGTTCGAGTGcgtggaggggggggagatcGCCAATGGGAGCGCAGGGGAGCGCCCCCCAGGTGGCAACCCCCTCTTGAATGAAATTTTTCGCTTCCGCAACTTCGCCGTCTCGTGA
- a CDS encoding hypothetical protein, conserved (encoded by transcript PVX_001800A) produces MSKLRKIYERSDDYHVRSGKRHAPFHGDDGHMAKTGKGTKQEHQSNGVAPISRYAIEGGEDPPDVNPPSGNKLCQVKYLRQVKFLCQAKGYDLKRISLMLSAKRVNHVFHDRDTILCAFLTPEKSAKYFFSFKDLGNVANFNLMRDVTPSDAEYIVFIFINGSVVIWDNFPNGGRNDVFINKVIMFLNSFSDELLPVHVVQEDTMYYHEWGGLAAPSEGLAAASAGVEAPSGGLEAPSGGLEAPSDGLAAPMKSFSPTSDGLAAPVTSSPPPLEGFPLISGGVIRLRSGSLEQKLTVSFALSQSIRLDVHEMLMDITINKLFIVSKQIASRGTCTMSNQEVSRMLDVYSSIINVNAVQDFLDVPEYFWNKVQYEHAWFEIYTYLEIPERIGILNKRYNYYKDFLKAIKTEVYNEKTFQTYRVIVLLLFIHVCALIVNDLFFAQ; encoded by the exons ATGAGCAAACTACGAAAGATATACGAAAGGAGCGACGACTACCATGTGCGTAGTGGTAAGCGGCATGCTCCATTCCACGGGGATGATGGTCACATGGCTAAGACGGGAAAGGGCACCAAACAGGAGCACCAGTCAAACGGGGTTGCTCCGATAAGCAGATACGCcatcgaagggggggaagaccctCCAGATGTGAACCCCCCCAGTGGGAACAAACTTTGCCAAGTAAAGTACCTACGGCAAGTAAAATTCCTGTGCCAAGCGAAGGGCTACGACCTCAAAAGAATAAGCCTCATGTTGAGTGCCAAAAGGGTAAATCACGTTTTCCACGATAGGGACACCATcttgtgtgcctttttaaCGCCAGAAAAAAGTGCCAAGTATTTCTTCAGCTTTAAGGACCTAGGGAACGTGGCAAATTTTAACTTGATGAGAGACGTCACTCCTTCGGACGCAGAATACATCGTCTTCATCTTTATCAATGGGTCGGTGGTCATATGGGACAACTTCCCGAACGGTGGCAGAAACGACGTGTTCATTAATAAGGTCATcatgtttttaaattcattcTCCGATGAGTTGCTGCCCGTGCACGTGGTGCAGGAGGACACCATGTATTACCATGAGTggggggggttagcggcaCCATCCGAGGGGTTGGCAGCAGCGTCAGCGGGGGTAGAAGCACCATCGGGGGGGTTAGAAGCACCATCGGGGGGGTTAGAAGCACCGTCGGATGGGTTAGCAGCACCGATGAAGAGCTTCTCTCCAACTTCGGATGGGTTAGCAGCACCGGTGACGAGCTCCCCCCCACCGTTGGAGGGCTTCCCCCTGATCAGCGGGGGAGTGATCCGCCTGCGCAGCGGCTCCCTGGAACAGAAGCTCACCGTGTCGTTCGCCCTCTCGCAGTCCATTCGCCTCGACGTGCACGAAATGCTCATGGACATCACCATCAACAAGCTCTTCATCGTATCGAAGCAGATTGCCAGTCGGGGCACCTGCACCATGTCCAATCAGGAGGTCTCCAGGATGCTGGACGTTTACTCTAGCATAATTAACGTCAACGCGGTGCAGGACTTCCTCGACGTCCCGGAGTACTTCTGGAACAAAGTGCAGTACGAGCACGCGTGGTTCGAG aTCTACACCTACCTGGAGATCCCCGAGCGGATCGGAATCCTGAACAAGCGGTACAACTACTACAAGGACTTCCTGAAGGCGATAAAGACGGAGGTGTATAACGAGAAGACGTTCCAGACCTACCGGGTGATCGTCCTGCTGCTCTTCATCCACGTGTGCGCGCTGATCGTCAACGATTTGTTCTTCGCCCAGTGA
- a CDS encoding hypothetical protein, conserved (encoded by transcript PVX_001805A), translating into MHSAKTQGDAESGIVEKLMNMPGESVSYAIKKSVKNGFISKRMFNVYDGLVKRHCRGFTFSDVVLTLQAYALCKQRNFEVYSILSSRALRLLRGVEAVEEEAAREKREDDQCGERDGGSREGGEAYDPERHNNIYRYILASNQLNYSDFELMQLLVGEIKRHFHRYEMKRLCSLLHALTKLKINDAELLDGACHHIVGNFKEVRCNHVNHLISAYSPKTSGGNHEELLLRLVKFICENVKAMDSISVYNTLVQIGPILQRLSRRGGGEVGEEEAPRRGEVDENRNNDDEQEYCHLAKSTHGGGPPKGASGKNSSHSSHSSSLGAPVDRVVPLLFARVNSCIAFLSLKQLTKLMCAYRELNYFNYTFVYKRLLAFLLSKLRTQHKALPGEYIIILEFFTFLPYVDGNMKECVEIITGNIPKVLSYNYVHLCRLLHCCKRLSICDDAILSRVDHLVFRNRSSFERISTVDQINLFLQVYSQGSGEWDEMLSFLRALVEQKAAAEGGAVTSSDSSGTSASSCSSGTSASSCSSGTSASSGGGGPAQSVVITYKYSKAHKCFHEYGREVSVEGSSSVGGASTGEGGEDPDPLLPASQGDAGGVGSLAPSPGSASQTSKAICDYLYVNMANERGGV; encoded by the coding sequence ATGCACTCCGCGAAGACGCAGGGGGATGCCGAGAGCGGAATTGTAGAGAAGCTGATGAACATGCCGGGGGAGAGCGTGAGCTATGCAATCAAGAAGAGCGTCAAGAATGGGTTCATTAGCAAGCGCATGTTTAACGTGTATGACGGGTTGGTGAAGAGGCACTGTAGGGGGTTCACCTTCTCAGACGTGGTGCTTACCCTGCAGGCGTATGCCCTCTGCAAGCAGAGGAACTTTGAGGTCTACTCTATTTTGTCCAGCCGGGCGCTGCGCCTCCTcaggggggtggaagcggtggaagaggaagcggcgAGGGAAAAGAGGGAAGACGATCAGTGCGGCGAACGTGACGGTGGAAGCCGCGAAGGGGGCGAAGCGTACGACCCGGAAAGGCACAATAACATTTACAGGTACATCCTGGCGAGCAACCAGCTTAACTACTCGGACTTTGAGCTGATGCAGCTGCTCGTGGGGGAAATCAAAAGGCACTTCCACCGCTACGAAATGAAGCGCCTTTGCAGCCTCCTGCACGCGCTGACCAAGCTGAAGATAAATGATGCGGAGTTGCTGGATGGAGCATGCCACCACATTGTAGGAAACTTTAAAGAGGTTAGGTGTAACCACGTCAACCATCTCATTTCTGCCTACTCACCCAAGACGAGTGGTGGCAACCATGAGGAGTTGCTTCTCCGGCTGGTTAAGTTCATCTgcgaaaatgtaaaagcGATGGACTCCATTTCGGTGTACAACACGCTGGTGCAGATTGGGCCCATCCTGCAGAGGCTGTCGCGCCGCGGGGGTGGAGAAgtaggggaggaagaagccccTCGGCGTGGGGAGGTGGACGAGAATCGCAACAACGACGATGAACAGGAGTACTGCCACTTGGCGAAAAGCACCCACGGAGGGGGCCCCCCAAAGGGCGCCAGCGGTAAAAACAGCAGTCACAGCAGTCACAGCAGCAGCCTGGGCGCCCCCGTGGACCGCGTTGTGCCGCTGCTCTTCGCCCGAGTTAACTCCTGCATCGCCTTCCTCTCACTGAAGCAGCTAACCAAACTGATGTGCGCCTACAGAGAGCTGAACTACTTCAACTACACCTTCGTGTATAAGCGGCTGCTAGCATTCCTTCTGTCCAAGCTGAGGACCCAGCACAAGGCCCTCCCAGGAGAGTACATAATAATACTGGAGTTCTTTACCTTCCTCCCTTATGTAGACGGCAACATGAAAGAATGCGTAGAGATCATCACGGGGAACATCCCCAAGGTACTCTCCTACAACTATGTGCACTTGTGCCGTCTGCTCCACTGCTGCAAGCGACTCTCAATTTGTGATGATGCGATTCTCTCCAGGGTGGACCACTTGGTTTTTAGAAACAGGAGTAGCTTCGAGCGGATCAGCACCGTTGACCAGATAAACTTATTTCTTCAAGTGTACAGCCAGGGGTCTGGCGAGTGGGACGAAATGCTCTCCTTCCTGCGCGCGCTCGTCGAGCAGAAGGCGGCTGCGGAAGGGGGGGCAGTCACTTCTAGCGATTCAAGCGGTACTAGCGCTTCCAGCTGTTCAAGCGGTACTAGCGCTTCCAGCTGTTCAAGCGGTACTAGCGCTTCCAGTGGCGGAGGCGGCCCCGCGCAAAGCGTTGTAATCACCTACAAGTACAGCAAGGCGCACAAGTGCTTTCACGAGTACGGGAGGGAGGTCTCCGTGGAGGGAAGCTCCTCTGTGGGGGGGGCCTCTACcggggaaggaggagaagaccCAGACCCCCTTCTCCCTGCGTCCCAGGGCGATGCGGGCGGGGTAGGCTCTCTGGCCCCCTCCCCTGGCAGCGCCAGTCAAACCAGCAAGGCCATTTGCGACTACTTGTATGTGAACATGGCGAATGAGCGCGGGGGAGTTTAG